A region of Aliivibrio fischeri DNA encodes the following proteins:
- a CDS encoding acetate kinase, which yields MSKLVLVLNCGSSSLKFAVVDAESGAEHLTGLAECLGLPEARMKWKLDGKHEAQLGAGAAHVEALSFMVETILASKPELKANLGAIGHRIVHGGEQFTKSALITDEVLKGIQDAATFAPLHNPAHIIGIEAAKANFPGLQNVAVFDTAFHQTMPEESYLYALPYNLYKEHGIRRYGMHGTSHLFITREVAGLLNKPVEEVNIINCHLGNGASVCAIKNGESVDTSMGLTPLEGLVMGTRCGDIDPAIVFHLHDALGYSVEQINNMLTKESGLQGLTQVTSDCRFVEDNYGEKEEATRAMDVFCHRLAKYVAGYTATLEGRLDAITFTGGIGENSAPIREMVLNRLGIFGIEVDGEANLKARFGGEGTITTANSRIPAMVISTNEELVIAEDTAKLAGL from the coding sequence ATGTCTAAGCTGGTTTTAGTTTTAAACTGCGGTAGTTCTTCTCTTAAATTTGCGGTTGTTGACGCAGAATCTGGTGCAGAGCACTTAACTGGTCTTGCTGAGTGTCTTGGTCTTCCTGAAGCTCGTATGAAGTGGAAACTTGATGGCAAGCACGAAGCTCAACTAGGTGCAGGCGCTGCACACGTAGAAGCTCTATCATTTATGGTAGAAACTATCCTTGCATCTAAGCCAGAGCTTAAAGCTAACCTTGGCGCTATCGGTCACCGTATCGTACACGGTGGTGAGCAATTCACTAAGTCAGCACTTATCACTGACGAAGTACTTAAAGGTATTCAAGACGCTGCAACTTTTGCACCTCTTCATAACCCAGCTCACATCATCGGTATCGAAGCAGCTAAAGCTAACTTCCCAGGCCTTCAAAACGTTGCTGTATTTGACACAGCGTTCCACCAAACTATGCCTGAAGAGTCTTACCTATACGCTCTTCCATACAACCTATACAAAGAGCACGGTATCCGTCGTTACGGTATGCACGGTACTTCTCACCTGTTCATCACTCGTGAAGTTGCTGGTCTACTAAACAAGCCTGTTGAAGAAGTTAACATCATCAACTGTCACCTAGGTAACGGCGCATCTGTATGTGCAATTAAAAACGGTGAATCTGTAGATACTTCTATGGGTCTTACTCCTCTTGAAGGTCTAGTAATGGGTACTCGTTGTGGTGACATCGATCCTGCTATCGTTTTCCACCTACATGACGCTCTAGGTTACTCTGTTGAACAAATCAACAACATGCTAACTAAAGAGTCTGGCCTACAAGGTCTAACTCAAGTAACCTCTGACTGTCGTTTCGTTGAAGACAACTACGGTGAGAAAGAAGAAGCAACACGTGCGATGGACGTATTCTGTCACCGTCTAGCTAAATACGTTGCAGGTTACACAGCAACTCTAGAAGGTCGTCTAGACGCAATCACTTTCACAGGCGGCATCGGTGAAAACTCAGCTCCAATCCGTGAAATGGTTCTTAACCGTCTAGGTATCTTCGGTATTGAAGTTGATGGCGAAGCAAACCTTAAAGCACGTTTCGGTGGTGAAGGTACTATCACTACTGCTAACAGCCGTATTCCTGCAATGGTTATCTCTACTAACGAAGAGCTAGTTATCGCAGAAGACACAGCTAAACTAGCTGGTCTGTAA
- a CDS encoding helix-turn-helix domain-containing protein, translating to MPKGTSIIEMNQQDGMFWGNDTDSFFVYDPKKKRYYSSNINEVNTSAILDEITITGAIHVDNRWLVSTSEGVFEFDIATESYTPLYLGQYIDAIFYSKYTDKIFLGTHGSIWSSELHDHELIINKKILINSSLLSFAETESYFWFGTSDGLYKWNILNNKIDHFTAVVRDDYSLEGNKVYSVIADHNNGLWVATDNGVSYYSDSNRLFSRLRYKDVNGLLNISEINAITQTSENDAWLGTSSGLLLINTDNLYQPIVTISKHSINDLTHGDQFVWAATDKGILQVDPQLKNTYIPKGLKPVEDESIDHLLLSDDDMLWFSSSYGLYKYDIHQDKLVNLGFSWALDQKHSIQITHIYQNKNSQISIGTNVGLYRYENGALTFDYAYVHAGSILDMVDTEYGNSWIVSNYGLQISNSNGVRTDISLPTEYTTPHCVLSSDNGVWLSSSKGLSLYTHRGRIVKHFGTQSGLINNELLPDLCSISPNGVMLFASKDGVIVANEQELIEYHRPKPHVVLGQIKIDSEIVNYGGEKKLTKQVPYGANISFLFGVLPEFNNKSLSFQLLGSNDEAWQDFDGSLLIFDSLQSGKYELRIKPRNNGQRRSLVTEVEFYVEVPWFFAPWFIFFLFSLVSAILMGIYYWRSKEIKKSNEKLKKSVEIKTKQLSNQGKALISSNRQLQKLLTVRQHVISEMAEQARQPIKDIQANLQKKGLLTNLALANQCEHSLQLLEQLTHIEPFVTLQKNKRTNQVLAPLLSAALKSWKDEYHTKGVDLILEDNSQGVSIFVQPLLIDAIFNNVLFSLLKRSQSGEVVTIRIQCDGARVAAYFLSEGAEISVTELDELGRVDLSQTIEVINQALGLPAVKLLTVQNGGHFEIVKNMSGSNELQFSWPIAIDEFITSQVPEVHSKDKDSDEQKQHQEWLLKVYQLIEDNYSLASFGTSAAAKALFISERNLQRKFKQLTQRSFMEYLIDTRLEKACELLISGQKVADAAFESGFNDPSYFSKRFKRHYGLSPTQFVTENEE from the coding sequence ATGCCAAAAGGAACTAGCATCATAGAAATGAATCAGCAGGATGGTATGTTCTGGGGCAATGATACCGACAGTTTTTTTGTTTATGATCCAAAGAAAAAGCGTTATTACTCATCTAATATCAATGAAGTAAATACCAGTGCTATTTTAGATGAAATCACGATAACTGGTGCTATACATGTTGATAATCGTTGGTTAGTTTCTACATCTGAGGGGGTTTTTGAGTTTGATATAGCTACAGAAAGCTATACACCTCTTTATCTTGGACAATATATAGATGCCATTTTTTACTCTAAATATACTGATAAGATATTTTTAGGGACCCATGGCAGTATTTGGTCTTCAGAGCTTCATGATCATGAATTAATCATTAATAAAAAAATATTAATAAATTCGTCATTACTTTCATTTGCAGAAACAGAAAGTTACTTTTGGTTTGGGACGAGTGATGGGCTATATAAATGGAATATTTTAAATAACAAAATAGACCATTTTACTGCGGTTGTTCGTGATGACTACTCTTTAGAAGGTAATAAGGTTTACTCTGTTATTGCTGATCATAATAATGGCCTTTGGGTTGCCACTGATAATGGTGTGAGTTACTACTCGGACAGCAATCGATTATTTTCGCGTTTACGCTATAAAGACGTAAACGGATTACTGAATATCAGTGAAATTAATGCGATTACTCAAACATCAGAGAATGATGCGTGGTTAGGTACATCGTCAGGTTTATTATTGATAAACACGGATAACTTATATCAACCAATTGTTACCATAAGTAAGCATTCGATCAATGACCTTACTCATGGTGATCAGTTTGTATGGGCTGCAACGGATAAAGGTATATTGCAAGTTGATCCACAGTTAAAAAATACCTATATACCTAAAGGCCTTAAACCCGTAGAAGATGAAAGTATCGATCATTTACTATTAAGTGATGATGATATGTTATGGTTTTCCAGTTCTTATGGTTTGTATAAGTACGACATTCATCAAGATAAATTAGTAAACCTAGGGTTCTCTTGGGCTTTAGATCAGAAGCATTCAATACAAATAACGCACATCTATCAAAATAAGAATAGTCAAATATCCATAGGAACAAATGTCGGTTTATATCGATATGAAAATGGGGCGTTAACCTTTGATTATGCCTATGTTCATGCTGGCAGTATTTTAGATATGGTAGATACTGAATATGGAAACTCATGGATTGTTAGTAACTATGGGTTGCAGATCAGTAATAGTAACGGGGTAAGAACGGATATCTCATTACCAACAGAATACACCACACCACATTGTGTATTATCCAGCGATAATGGTGTTTGGCTATCATCAAGTAAAGGGCTCTCTTTATATACCCATCGTGGACGAATCGTAAAGCATTTTGGAACTCAAAGTGGACTTATTAATAATGAGTTACTTCCTGATCTTTGTTCAATATCCCCAAATGGCGTAATGCTATTTGCAAGTAAAGATGGGGTTATCGTTGCTAATGAGCAGGAGTTAATCGAATACCATCGTCCAAAACCTCACGTAGTATTAGGTCAAATTAAAATTGATTCTGAAATTGTGAATTATGGAGGAGAGAAAAAGTTAACCAAGCAAGTTCCTTATGGAGCGAATATATCGTTTTTGTTTGGTGTGCTTCCTGAGTTCAATAATAAGTCGCTTTCTTTTCAATTGTTAGGCTCTAATGATGAAGCATGGCAAGATTTTGATGGTAGCTTATTAATCTTTGATTCGTTGCAATCAGGTAAGTATGAATTACGTATAAAACCACGAAATAATGGTCAGCGAAGAAGTCTTGTGACTGAGGTTGAGTTTTATGTTGAAGTTCCGTGGTTTTTTGCTCCTTGGTTTATCTTCTTTTTATTTAGTTTAGTGAGTGCAATCTTAATGGGCATTTACTATTGGCGATCTAAAGAAATTAAGAAAAGTAATGAGAAGCTGAAAAAAAGTGTTGAAATCAAAACGAAGCAATTAAGCAATCAAGGTAAAGCGTTAATCTCAAGCAACCGACAATTACAAAAGCTTCTTACTGTTCGTCAGCATGTTATTTCTGAAATGGCAGAACAAGCGAGACAGCCAATAAAAGACATTCAAGCAAATCTACAAAAGAAAGGGTTACTTACAAACCTTGCTTTGGCGAATCAATGTGAACACAGTTTGCAATTATTAGAGCAACTGACTCATATTGAACCTTTTGTTACGTTGCAAAAGAATAAGAGAACCAATCAAGTTTTAGCTCCTTTACTTAGTGCGGCATTAAAAAGTTGGAAGGATGAATACCATACAAAAGGAGTTGATCTTATTCTTGAAGACAATTCACAAGGCGTTTCGATCTTTGTTCAACCGCTCTTGATCGATGCCATTTTTAATAATGTATTATTTAGCTTATTAAAACGAAGTCAATCAGGAGAGGTGGTAACGATACGTATTCAGTGTGATGGCGCACGAGTGGCCGCTTACTTTTTGAGTGAAGGTGCTGAGATATCAGTAACTGAGCTAGATGAGCTAGGAAGAGTGGATTTATCACAAACCATTGAAGTGATTAATCAAGCATTAGGCCTTCCTGCAGTTAAATTACTCACCGTTCAAAATGGTGGGCATTTTGAAATAGTTAAGAACATGTCTGGCTCTAATGAGTTGCAATTTTCGTGGCCAATTGCTATCGATGAATTTATTACGTCTCAAGTACCAGAAGTTCATTCTAAAGATAAAGACAGTGATGAGCAGAAACAACACCAAGAATGGTTATTAAAAGTCTACCAACTTATTGAAGATAATTACTCTTTGGCGTCTTTTGGTACGAGTGCGGCAGCAAAAGCACTGTTTATATCCGAACGAAATTTACAACGGAAATTTAAGCAGTTAACTCAGCGTTCCTTTATGGAATATTTAATTGATACACGATTAGAAAAAGCGTGTGAACTTCTTATCTCTGGTCAGAAAGTTGCAGATGCTGCTTTTGAATCAGGTTTTAATGACCCTTCTTATTTTAGTAAGCGTTTTAAGCGTCACTATGGTTTGTCTCCAACACAGTTTGTGACTGAGAATGAAGAATAG
- the znuC gene encoding zinc ABC transporter ATP-binding protein ZnuC, with amino-acid sequence MTTLLTLQDVCVVFDDRHVIDNVSLSIESNKIITLIGPNGAGKSTLVKTILGLQKPTSGTIKKEKKLRIGYVPQKLHLNDSLPLSVHGFLKLAGKYSQQEHLSALKLVEAEHLLNSNMHKLSGGESQRVLLARALLQRPDLLVLDEPAQGVDVQGQISLYALIESIRHRFNCAVFMVSHDLHLVMAKTDEVICLQHHICCSGAPESISKHPKYIALFGQQRDQQLAFYHHEHHHNHDLSGEPSDGSCCSKNKKAHQ; translated from the coding sequence ATGACCACTTTACTCACTTTACAAGATGTTTGTGTTGTCTTTGATGACCGCCATGTCATCGATAATGTCTCTCTTTCTATTGAATCAAATAAGATCATTACTTTGATTGGCCCTAATGGCGCAGGAAAATCGACATTAGTAAAAACCATCCTAGGTCTACAAAAACCAACAAGCGGAACCATAAAAAAAGAAAAAAAACTGCGTATTGGTTATGTTCCTCAAAAATTGCATTTAAACGATTCACTTCCTTTATCAGTTCATGGTTTTCTAAAACTAGCCGGTAAGTACAGCCAGCAGGAGCATCTTAGTGCTTTAAAACTTGTTGAAGCAGAGCATCTTTTAAATTCCAATATGCATAAACTCTCTGGCGGAGAATCGCAACGTGTGTTATTAGCGCGTGCATTATTACAACGCCCTGATTTACTCGTTCTAGATGAACCTGCACAAGGTGTCGACGTGCAAGGACAAATCAGTTTATATGCATTAATTGAATCCATTCGACACCGTTTTAACTGTGCCGTATTTATGGTGTCGCACGACTTACATTTAGTCATGGCAAAAACAGATGAAGTAATTTGCCTTCAGCACCATATTTGCTGTTCAGGGGCTCCTGAATCCATTTCAAAACACCCAAAGTATATTGCCCTATTTGGACAACAACGAGATCAACAACTTGCATTTTACCATCATGAACATCATCACAATCATGATCTTTCTGGAGAACCAAGTGATGGTTCATGTTGCAGCAAAAATAAAAAGGCACACCAATGA
- a CDS encoding FeoC-like transcriptional regulator: protein MILTELKQYIDEQGRVERIALAKKFSMSEDGVDAMLELWVKKGKLTRELAGCEKTQCCQEAERVWYRPVYQNELMTTYIR from the coding sequence ATGATTTTAACCGAACTTAAGCAGTATATTGACGAACAAGGCCGTGTAGAGCGTATTGCATTAGCAAAGAAATTCAGCATGAGTGAAGATGGTGTTGATGCAATGCTTGAGCTTTGGGTAAAAAAAGGAAAGTTAACTCGTGAACTCGCTGGATGTGAGAAAACACAATGTTGCCAAGAGGCAGAACGTGTGTGGTATCGCCCAGTGTATCAAAATGAGTTAATGACTACTTACATACGATAG
- the mepM gene encoding murein DD-endopeptidase MepM translates to MKYKEVLATRINSLSKRHKLVLMSLSLFTVVVFIWEPTHSISQSLSEPSRSTVTLSSENLQTLADQNSEPVETIFDPNDPEFNAPKDELDKHINAEDIVHSHTVDAGETLGAIFNQYALSISDMYALLDVNKSAANMRVGVDLEWQQDEDGKLTELKIHRNIKDTDVYAWNGEKYTFTQIEEKGEIKPVFLSGRVTSNFYNSARSAGLTPGQIQILAKQLQWKFDFGKEARKGDRFAVEIDKEFIDGKAVSSGDVKAVLYKNAGRDITLIKHTDGHYYDVQGRSLNRALERYPTHQRFRISSPFNPYRKHPVTGRISPHNGTDFAAPVGTSVYATGDGVVVRALHHPLAGNYIIIKHGREYMTRYLHLSKILVKKGQKVSMGDKIALSGNTGRSTGPHLHYELIKNGRAVNAMKVPLPQASPVKSDERARFKQQAKLTIEALQEQV, encoded by the coding sequence ATGAAGTATAAAGAAGTATTAGCAACTCGAATTAACTCACTATCGAAAAGGCATAAGCTTGTTTTAATGTCTTTGTCTCTTTTTACGGTAGTCGTTTTTATTTGGGAACCGACACATAGTATTAGTCAAAGTCTTTCGGAACCATCTCGAAGTACAGTGACATTGTCGAGTGAGAACCTACAAACACTAGCAGATCAGAATAGTGAGCCTGTAGAAACGATTTTTGATCCTAATGATCCAGAATTTAATGCGCCTAAAGATGAATTAGATAAGCATATTAATGCTGAAGATATTGTTCATTCACATACCGTCGATGCGGGTGAAACGTTAGGCGCTATTTTTAATCAATACGCATTATCTATTTCAGATATGTATGCACTTCTTGATGTAAATAAATCAGCGGCGAATATGCGAGTTGGTGTTGATCTTGAGTGGCAGCAAGATGAAGATGGGAAATTAACCGAGTTAAAAATCCATCGAAACATCAAAGATACGGATGTGTATGCTTGGAATGGTGAAAAATATACTTTCACTCAGATTGAAGAGAAGGGTGAGATAAAACCCGTATTCCTTTCAGGTAGAGTAACAAGTAATTTTTATAATTCAGCACGTTCAGCTGGGTTAACGCCTGGTCAAATTCAAATACTTGCAAAACAGCTCCAATGGAAATTTGATTTTGGTAAAGAAGCTCGTAAAGGCGACCGATTTGCTGTTGAAATTGATAAAGAGTTTATCGATGGGAAAGCCGTTTCATCTGGTGATGTAAAAGCGGTGCTATACAAAAATGCAGGTCGTGATATCACACTCATTAAACACACTGACGGACATTATTATGATGTTCAAGGGCGTAGTTTAAATCGAGCATTAGAGCGTTATCCAACTCATCAGCGCTTTAGAATCAGTTCACCATTTAATCCGTACCGTAAGCATCCTGTAACAGGAAGAATTTCGCCTCATAATGGCACTGATTTTGCCGCTCCAGTAGGTACATCTGTGTATGCAACGGGTGATGGCGTGGTGGTAAGAGCGTTACACCATCCATTGGCTGGTAATTACATTATTATTAAGCATGGGCGTGAATACATGACACGTTACCTTCACTTAAGTAAGATCTTAGTGAAGAAAGGACAAAAAGTGTCAATGGGAGACAAGATAGCGTTAAGTGGTAATACAGGACGTTCAACTGGACCTCACTTGCACTATGAGCTAATTAAAAATGGTCGAGCGGTTAATGCCATGAAGGTACCTTTACCACAAGCATCTCCAGTGAAAAGTGATGAGCGAGCTCGTTTTAAACAACAAGCTAAGCTAACGATTGAGGCACTGCAAGAACAGGTCTAG
- the znuB gene encoding zinc ABC transporter permease subunit ZnuB has protein sequence MIEFLLPALLAGLGIALLAGPLGSFVVWRKMAYFGDTLAHASLLGLSLGFLFDINLNLALVICCVAIAVLLVTLQKQRLVATDTLLGILAHSSLSLGLVAVSFLDNVRVDLMSYLFGDLLAVTYDDLLYIYSGVIIILGLIFIVWKPLLSSTISEELAQVEGVNVELMRLVLMLMVGLVIAIAMKFVGALIITSLLIIPAATARRFSRSPEQMVVFASIFGCIAVMAGLALSWHYDTPAGPSVVVSGAAIFMLSQLKKVKG, from the coding sequence ATGATTGAATTTTTACTTCCTGCTTTACTCGCTGGATTAGGTATTGCTTTATTGGCAGGTCCATTAGGTTCATTCGTTGTTTGGCGTAAAATGGCTTATTTTGGTGATACATTAGCTCACGCCTCTTTACTCGGCTTATCTTTAGGTTTCTTATTTGATATCAATCTAAATTTAGCTTTGGTTATTTGCTGTGTTGCTATTGCTGTATTACTGGTGACATTACAAAAACAACGCCTTGTAGCTACCGATACCCTATTGGGCATTTTAGCGCATAGTTCACTTTCTCTAGGTTTAGTTGCTGTCAGCTTTTTAGATAATGTTCGTGTCGATTTAATGTCATATTTATTCGGTGATCTATTAGCTGTAACTTATGATGACCTTTTATATATCTATTCAGGTGTCATTATTATATTAGGATTGATTTTTATTGTTTGGAAACCATTACTGTCTTCAACAATCAGTGAAGAGTTGGCTCAAGTTGAAGGGGTTAACGTCGAATTAATGCGTTTAGTCTTAATGTTGATGGTTGGATTAGTTATTGCCATTGCAATGAAGTTTGTAGGAGCGTTAATTATTACTTCTTTATTAATTATCCCTGCTGCTACCGCTCGCCGATTTTCTCGTTCACCTGAACAAATGGTTGTATTCGCGTCTATATTCGGGTGCATAGCAGTAATGGCGGGATTGGCCTTATCTTGGCATTATGATACTCCTGCCGGCCCATCTGTTGTTGTTTCTGGTGCTGCGATATTTATGCTCAGTCAGCTAAAAAAAGTAAAAGGTTAA
- the znuA gene encoding zinc ABC transporter substrate-binding protein ZnuA: MTKRIQFILLCICTFWGVNAQAMSVLSSVKPINLIVQELTTGVATSSYLVPSGASPHDYALRPSDMKKIQKADTIVWYGNDLEPFLSKVLENKKNIITVSQFPSVEFYHFDKHDEDEHAHEGHHHHNTDPHFWLGPKETLGVAKEITKQLIKIDPLNKDQYQSNLAQFEKKLTQVVKTISTQLAPVKSKGYFVFHDAYGYFERYFDMNNLGHFTVSPDRKPGAKTLIKIKKSLVSQQAVCVFSEPQFEPAIVTTITRGTDVHKGELDPLAIQQDEVPGAYFNFLLTISNELESCLNQ, encoded by the coding sequence ATGACGAAAAGAATTCAATTCATATTGCTGTGTATATGTACTTTTTGGGGAGTAAATGCACAAGCAATGAGCGTACTATCTTCAGTAAAGCCGATTAATCTTATTGTACAAGAATTAACAACGGGTGTAGCGACATCGTCATATCTAGTTCCAAGTGGCGCGTCACCTCATGATTACGCATTACGTCCATCAGATATGAAAAAAATCCAGAAAGCCGATACCATTGTTTGGTATGGAAATGATCTTGAACCTTTCCTTAGTAAAGTTTTAGAAAATAAAAAGAACATCATTACAGTAAGCCAATTTCCTTCTGTTGAATTTTATCATTTTGACAAGCACGATGAAGATGAACATGCTCATGAAGGGCATCATCATCACAATACAGACCCTCATTTTTGGTTAGGTCCAAAAGAAACTTTAGGCGTCGCAAAAGAGATAACCAAGCAACTGATTAAAATTGATCCATTGAATAAAGATCAATATCAGTCTAACCTTGCACAGTTTGAAAAAAAGTTAACACAGGTAGTGAAGACGATTTCAACTCAATTAGCCCCAGTGAAAAGCAAAGGTTATTTTGTTTTTCATGATGCATATGGCTATTTTGAGCGTTATTTTGATATGAATAACTTAGGGCACTTTACGGTGAGTCCGGATAGAAAACCGGGTGCAAAAACATTAATAAAAATAAAAAAATCACTTGTTTCTCAACAAGCAGTATGTGTTTTTTCTGAACCTCAATTTGAACCAGCTATCGTAACAACGATAACTCGAGGTACTGATGTTCATAAAGGAGAATTAGATCCTTTAGCCATACAGCAAGATGAAGTTCCAGGTGCTTATTTTAATTTCTTATTAACCATCAGTAACGAGCTAGAAAGTTGTCTAAATCAATGA
- a CDS encoding FeoA family protein gives MNLAQLESGKKAVVTDMSLLPTDTRKKLMVMGMLPHTEIAILRKAPMGDPLQISVRGTSLAIRKNLAEQITVKEL, from the coding sequence ATGAACCTAGCGCAATTAGAGAGCGGCAAAAAAGCTGTAGTAACAGACATGTCTTTGTTACCAACCGACACAAGAAAGAAGTTAATGGTAATGGGTATGTTGCCTCATACTGAAATTGCGATTTTACGAAAAGCTCCAATGGGAGATCCATTACAGATTAGCGTGAGAGGCACTTCTCTTGCTATCCGAAAGAATTTAGCTGAACAAATTACAGTTAAGGAATTATAA
- the feoB gene encoding Fe(2+) transporter permease subunit FeoB produces MQYQVLTVGNPNSGKTTLFNGLTGAKQQVGNWAGVTVEKKTGKYTCSGDEFLLTDLPGIYALDSGNDVNSLDETIASRAVLTHAADVIINVVDASCLERSLYMTLQLRELGRPMIVVLNKMDVLKRQRQILDVKGLEKVLGCPVLSLSANDKTQVHKFKEKLHKSIAQGIKMMPLELTYGDDVEAAIKEASALFSSEYASSRSLAIRALENDALVLNTLEADKRNKVANITNVLNTNVEADFHIADCRYTFLHQLCQQLRRQEGRLSHSVSEKIDQVILNKWVGVPFFFFVMYLMFMFSINIGSAFIDFFDIGVGALLVDGGHYLLDGHLPVWLVTLIADGVGGGIQTVATFIPVIACLYLFLSLLESSGYMARAAFVLDKVMQKIGLPGKAFVPLVLGFGCNVPAIMATRTLEQERERKLAASMAPFMSCGARLPVYALFAAAFFPENGQNVVFGLYFFGILAAVFTGLLLKHTIYPGRSDSFIMEIPDYEFPTMRNIMIKTWQKLKRFVLGAGKTIVVVVTILSFFNSLGMDGTFGNEDSENSVLSKAAQVVTPVLAPIGIQEDNWPATVGIITGIFAKEAVVGTLNSLYADPAGDDAEFDLMASLNEAVMSIPDNLSGLSYSDPLGVEVGDLTDIEAVAEEQGVENSIFGNLQAHFVTSASAMAYLIFILLYTPCVAAMGAYMREFGRKYSYFIAGWTMLLAYVSATLYYQIAHFSAAPMTSAMWIAISLIIMLVTYLVLKRKGQEAQEQQAALV; encoded by the coding sequence ATGCAGTATCAAGTATTAACTGTAGGTAACCCAAATAGCGGTAAAACAACACTGTTTAATGGGTTAACTGGCGCAAAGCAACAGGTAGGTAACTGGGCTGGTGTTACAGTTGAAAAGAAAACCGGTAAATATACTTGTTCTGGTGATGAGTTTTTACTTACTGACTTACCGGGTATCTATGCATTAGACAGCGGTAATGATGTAAACAGTTTGGATGAAACTATTGCATCACGAGCAGTGTTAACTCATGCCGCTGACGTGATTATTAATGTTGTTGATGCTTCTTGTTTAGAACGTAGCTTATATATGACATTACAACTTCGTGAGTTGGGTCGCCCAATGATCGTTGTTTTAAATAAAATGGATGTGCTTAAGCGTCAACGTCAAATTTTAGATGTAAAAGGGTTAGAAAAAGTTCTGGGTTGCCCTGTATTATCTTTATCGGCAAATGACAAAACACAAGTTCATAAATTCAAAGAGAAGTTACATAAGTCAATTGCTCAAGGCATTAAAATGATGCCACTTGAGCTGACTTATGGTGATGATGTTGAAGCTGCAATTAAAGAAGCATCGGCATTATTCTCGAGTGAATATGCATCTAGTCGCTCACTGGCAATTCGTGCTTTAGAAAACGATGCTTTAGTACTTAATACACTAGAAGCCGATAAGCGAAATAAAGTCGCTAATATTACTAATGTACTCAATACAAATGTTGAAGCTGACTTTCATATTGCTGATTGTCGTTACACTTTCCTACATCAATTATGTCAGCAATTACGTCGTCAAGAAGGCCGATTAAGCCACAGTGTCAGTGAGAAAATTGACCAAGTTATTCTAAATAAGTGGGTTGGTGTTCCTTTCTTCTTTTTCGTCATGTACTTAATGTTCATGTTCTCTATCAACATTGGTAGTGCATTTATTGATTTCTTCGATATCGGTGTTGGTGCACTTCTTGTTGATGGCGGTCATTATTTATTAGATGGCCATCTACCTGTTTGGTTAGTGACATTAATTGCTGATGGTGTCGGTGGTGGTATTCAAACTGTAGCGACCTTCATTCCTGTTATCGCTTGTCTATATTTGTTCCTTTCTTTATTAGAAAGTTCTGGTTATATGGCTCGTGCTGCATTTGTTCTTGATAAAGTGATGCAAAAGATTGGATTACCAGGTAAAGCGTTTGTACCACTTGTACTTGGTTTTGGTTGTAACGTTCCAGCTATCATGGCTACTCGTACTCTAGAACAAGAGCGTGAGCGTAAATTGGCAGCGTCAATGGCTCCATTTATGTCATGTGGTGCTCGTTTACCTGTATATGCATTGTTTGCTGCTGCTTTCTTCCCTGAAAATGGCCAAAACGTTGTATTTGGTTTGTACTTTTTCGGTATTTTAGCTGCTGTATTTACTGGTTTGTTACTGAAACATACGATCTATCCAGGACGTAGTGATTCGTTCATCATGGAAATTCCAGATTACGAATTCCCAACGATGCGTAACATCATGATCAAAACATGGCAGAAACTAAAACGTTTTGTACTTGGTGCGGGTAAAACCATCGTTGTTGTTGTAACAATATTAAGCTTCTTCAATTCACTAGGTATGGATGGCACGTTTGGTAACGAAGACAGTGAAAACTCTGTACTTTCAAAAGCAGCTCAAGTGGTTACTCCTGTGCTTGCACCAATTGGTATTCAAGAAGATAACTGGCCTGCTACAGTAGGTATTATCACAGGTATCTTTGCTAAAGAGGCCGTTGTTGGTACGTTAAATAGCTTGTATGCCGATCCTGCTGGCGATGATGCTGAGTTTGACTTAATGGCAAGCTTAAATGAAGCGGTGATGTCTATTCCAGATAACCTATCAGGATTAAGCTACTCTGACCCACTAGGTGTTGAAGTTGGTGATTTAACCGATATTGAAGCAGTAGCAGAAGAGCAAGGCGTTGAGAATTCAATTTTTGGTAATCTACAAGCTCACTTTGTAACAAGTGCAAGCGCAATGGCTTACTTAATCTTCATCCTGCTTTACACTCCATGTGTTGCGGCGATGGGGGCATACATGCGTGAATTTGGCCGTAAATACTCGTACTTTATTGCTGGATGGACAATGCTACTTGCTTATGTTTCAGCAACACTGTACTACCAAATTGCTCACTTCTCAGCAGCACCGATGACAAGTGCTATGTGGATAGCTATTTCACTTATTATTATGTTAGTGACTTACCTAGTACTAAAACGTAAAGGTCAAGAAGCTCAAGAACAGCAGGCAGCATTAGTATGA